A window of the Branchiibius hedensis genome harbors these coding sequences:
- a CDS encoding globin: MPKETGAVTDTFYDQVGGAETFRKLVAAFYQGVRSDEPLRALYPEEDLEPAERRLRMFLEQYWGGPTTYSQERGHPRLRMRHMPFAVTPDMRDRWLVHMMSAVDSLELDPTHDLILRDYLTRAAYSLVNTLDDKQETQP, encoded by the coding sequence ATGCCCAAGGAGACTGGAGCTGTGACGGACACGTTCTATGACCAGGTCGGCGGCGCTGAGACCTTCCGGAAGTTGGTCGCCGCCTTCTACCAGGGTGTGCGCTCCGACGAACCGCTGCGTGCGTTGTATCCCGAGGAGGATCTCGAACCGGCGGAGCGTCGGCTGCGAATGTTCCTTGAGCAGTACTGGGGCGGTCCGACGACCTACTCCCAGGAACGCGGGCATCCCCGTCTGCGCATGCGGCACATGCCGTTCGCCGTCACACCGGACATGCGCGATCGGTGGCTGGTGCACATGATGAGCGCGGTCGACAGTCTCGAACTGGACCCCACGCACGACCTGATCCTGCGCGACTATCTCACCCGCGCGGCGTACTCCTTGGTGAACACCCTCGACGACAAGCAGGAGACCCAGCCTTGA